Part of the Candidatus Auribacterota bacterium genome is shown below.
CCCGACATAGACCTCTCTGTCAGATCTCACGCAGGGTGAAGAATAAATATCACCTCCGGTGAGATAGCTCCATATAAAGGTACCTAACGAAGCGATTGCGTACATATTGTTGTCATATGATCCGATATATGCCTGTCCCTCGGAATCTACTGCGGGAGAAGAAGATATCCAATTTCCAGTGCCATAGCTCCACAGCATCGTCCCTGTAGAATGAAATGCATAAAGATTATTGTCGAGAGACGCGATATACACCATCCCCGCAGATCCTATAGCTGGAGAAGAAGATACTGTATTCCATGTTAAGTAGCTCCAGCACAATGTGCCTGATGAATTGAAGGCATAGAGATTCTTGTCATTGGACCCCACATACGCTCGTCCATCAAAGTCTATCGCAGGACATGACCTGATCCAACCATCGCTCGCATAGCTCCAGAAAAGGGATCCAGTTGAATTGATCACATAAAGGTTGTCGTCATTAGACCCCACATGCAACCGGCCATCCGATCCAATGGCGGGAGAAGAACTCACCTCTCCTCCTCCTTCATAGCTCCACACAAGGGCCACAGTCGAAGCACCCAGGAAAGGGCTCTGAGCCGTGTGCGCCGGATTGTAACGGAACATAGGCCAGTCGCCGGCGACTTGCGCCACTACGGCTCCGGAAATAAAAACCGCAACGGCTATACATCCACAGGAGACCGCTAACCGCTTCACGAGATCTTCTCTCCTGAAGAATCTTCCATCCGCCATTTCCAGTCCGAGGGATCCCCCACGGGCACGACGCCATGCGGCATCGCATGGAGCCCGGGCTCTTCTGCTCAGGCGGATAAACCTACCAGTCTGAACTTACCATAAGTGTCTCTCAATGTCAAAAACCTCCCAGAATGCTCCCTGCCCTTGACATATTGGTTTTATTGATGTAAATTTTAGGTGGAAAGAGGAGAGGGCAGGAAGCCCTCTCCGATGGAGACCCTGATAAAGGCAAACCATCCGTAAGGGTGGGGCGCAAAGCTCAAGAGCCCTGAGACTCCTCTCAAAAAAAAGGAAGAGGGTCGTAGGACAGGGCAGTCAGTTGCCGGGTCTTATGTCCGCGCCCGCCTCTATCAGATGGCGGGCGTTCTGTTAAGAGGTGAGGGAGATGAGCGCGCATAGATTAGAGAAGCGAAGATGCCGGAGGCCAGAGCACGGCCTCACGATAGTCGAAGTCCTTGTGAGTATCGCCGTATTCGGCATTTGTATACCGGTCCTCCTCGGGGCGATGCTGTTCTGCTACAGCACCACCAAAATCAATGCGCATAAAATGACCGCGCTCACCCTCGCGCAGAAGAAGATAGAAAATCTGATGAATCTTAAATTCGCGAGCTTATCGACGACGGCCCATGCGTACGATGAGAATAATGTGCCGTTGGATTCGGCGGGGTCCCTCAGGGGGAATGTTGCCGCCGTGGTCACCTCTGATGGGAGCCAGCGGAAGAAAATTACGGTTGCCGTGAAATGGAACGAGTGCAGGCGCAATCTCAACGTGGCACTCGACACGCTCGTGAGTGACAATATTGTCACCAAACCATGACGGTGATGCCCTATGAACGCGCGGGAGATGAGACAGAAAAAGGGATTTACCCTGATAGAGGTTCTCTTCGCCTCTTCATGCTCGATCATCGTCGCGGGAGGAGTGCTGGGGCTATTCATCACGCTCTCTCGCCTCTTTAGCGATGGTTCAACCCAGATGCGCCTGACATCCGAGGCGCGCTACGGGATGGAACGTATCGCCGCCGATGTGAGGGGCGCCGAGCTGCTCTCCGTGCAACCAACGGGTGATCAGATCAATCTCACTATCCCGGTCACCAATCTCCGTGCGGATATCGCCAGTTCGGATACTGCTATCCCCGTGGACTCGACGGGCCCTTTACCCTCATCGGGGGTAATCTATATCGGTGGCGAAGCGATACTCTACGGCGGTGTCACGGGCAGGGGACTGCCGAATCCAGAGATCTCTTCGTGCACGCGCGCCTACAACGCGACCACCGCTGCGCCTCACAAGGATAATGAAGTCGTGTACGTGAAACCAATTTACTACCTGAATGGCGGCAGGGTGTGCCTGAACACAAACGGCACCCCGAACCCCGCCACCGATGGAGTCCTTCTCAGGAACGTGGAGAAGATCAGCGGCACAAACCTGTTCCAGCAGATACCGGTGGGGAGTTCATCATATAAAACAGACCGCGTCCAGCTCGTCTTCCGCTGCTTTCAGGACAGAGACGGAGATCACCTGAGAGACCCTAACGAGCCGGGGCTCGATTTCAGCATGGAACTATTTCCGAGGAACAAATGATGCCATGAAAACACAACGCATGACAAATGAATCCGGCAGCCTGCTGCTCATCGTGCTCCTGGTGATCCTGCTTTTCACAGGGCTCATCGTCGGCGTCGTATTCGAGCCGATCAGCAGTAGCGGCTCCTACTCTGAGCAGGCTGGGCAAACTTTCGGCTGGGGGCAAGGCTGGCTCTGTGCCGTCCATACCGACGTTCGGCACACATCGCGAAAAATCAAGCACACCGCCGCGCTCTACCTGGCAGAGGCGGGGAGTGAACACGCAAAGCAGTGGCTCTCCAGCCAGGCTTCTTCGCCTACGACTCCCCAAACCATCCCTGCAGCCACCGTTCTTGGCGCGAGCTCGGTCAATCTCGGAAGCGGCTCTTACACCGCCCGGATCGTGGTTTCATCAGGCGCGTTCGGTATCCCCTGCTATACCATCACCTCTACCGGCACCGTCGTCGATAACGACCCCGATCCAGCCATGACAACCAATCTCAGGACCATCAAGCGCGCAATCGTCGTCAAAGCCATCCTGGGGAGTTTCGCACGCTACGCTTATTTCACGAATACCGAGCCAACTATATGGTTCACTACGCAGGATGCATTGCTGGGGCTCGTGCATACCAATGGCACGCTTCACCTGGCCGGCGAACCGGACTTCTGGGGCCTGGCAAGCCAGAGCGGGAGCACCTTCACTTTTTACAATAATGGCAATCCCATCTCCAGCTCGAATCCCTCGAACTCGCCCATGGATGTGCCGAACTTCCGGGATGGCTATAAGCTGAGCGCCCCGAACGTTCCCTATCCCACAAGCACCACCGACATAGAAGCAGCGGCGCAGGGGAGCCAGGGCATCGTCGTCAACGGCGATTCTGAAATCACGCTGAGCGTGGGAGGGGGAAATGTCGGGGAGGTGCAATACACGCAGCCGGAGGAGCAACAGGTCTGGCACGATCCGGTCACCCACACCCACAGTTGGGTAGGAACGCACGCCGGCATCTATCATCGCACCAACTACTCTCAGACGCATACACACGCCGGCTACTACACCACCGAGACGGTGACGGTGACGTATAACGCAACAGTGTACGACGGGGAAGCCAACCCGGGCGGCAAGGCGGTCATCTACGTCAACGGAGATGCGGAGGTGCAGGGGGCACTCGCGGGCCAGTTCACCGTCCTCACGAAGGGCGATATCATCGTGACCGATAATGTTGTGTACCGCGTGAATCCTGTGGACTACGATGGTGACGGATTGTTAAGCGATGCCAATGACAACGGTGTCAACGATCCCCATTTTGACCGGGACGGCGATGGGGATTACGACCTCCCTGGCGAGGCTGCAGATGACACGGATGATAATGGCGACGGCATTCCCGATGCCGCGGGATACAATCAGCCGGAATCCTCCGACACGCTCGGCCTTGTCGCGAAAGGCGATGTCATTGTCGCTGATGATGATGGCCCTGCAATCAATCGCACTATTTCTGGCAGCATCATGGCGCTCGGGACTTCTGATAATCTCAATGGGAGCGTCGGTAGCTTCCGAGTCGAGGATTACGCAAGCCATCTCGAGGGAGTATTAACCGTGGTGGGCGGAATCGTCCAAAAAACGCGCGGAGCGGTGGGCCAGGGCATCGCCCCGAGGACAGGAGGCTATTCCAAAAACTACATTTATGACAAGAGACTCCTCTACTATCCCCCCCCCTACTTCCCGCCCGCGAAGGCGTATGATCTCATCTACTGGCAGGAGGTGCCGCAATGACACGCATGCAGAATATTGCGCATCAGATAAGGAGGCCCGAGACTCCGTATATTATCCTGATCATCATCCTCATTGCGCTCTTCTTTACAAGCGGTAGAAAGCCCCTCGACTCCGGACATCACGATTTGGCTTTATCGCACCCTGCGAAACACACATCTGCGAATGCCGCCCCGCAGCCTGAAGAAAGCGCCGTCACCACTTCGGAGAACCAGCAGACTATCTCCCCACCTGTTCCTCACTCGAACCGATTTGCCAGGGCACTGAGGCCGGTCTCTCCGGCAACTGAACCCCCTATTCCTGGTGCGAGCTTCCGGGTAAAAACAGAGCCCCTTCGGAAAATCAATTGGAAGGAGATGCACGCCTCGCCGCGGGAGGAAACCCCTTTTCAAAAAGATTCTGATAACATTCATCCTACCGCCGGCACGTTTGAACCACTGCCGATGTAAAAAGCTACCACACATTCGAAAGATTGAGTCACTGAGAAAAAACCTCAGGGTCAAAAAAACTTCAGGGTCAAACCTCGTCTATTGACTAAACAAAGTTCGATACATCCTATCGACGTTTGAACAACTGTTTATCCGTCTGGATATTCTCCCGGAACCGCTCGCAATCATCTTCCACGGCATCCCCCCTACCTCACTTAGCTCCGCTCCGAGGAAATGCAGTAACCTCGCCTCACCATTCCACCCGGCAGATCAACTCGAGTACCACCTGCCGAGCCTCGCGCCATTGTCACCGATCATCCGGTTGTCTCGCAGTCAATAGACGAGGTTTGACCCTGATTTTTGCATAAAGAGCCATTTGCCACAACTGGTGCTCATCTCATATGAAAGAACGTTAACAGGTTTACCACTTTCCCGACTTCTGCGATTTCGGCCGGGGGTGGTGCTTGATAACCTCTATCGACTCCTGGAGGGCCTCGTCGGGGAGCACGTAATCGGTGAGCTGGCCGGAAAGGAATTTGTCGTAGCCCGTGAGGTCCATGAGCCCGTGACCGCTGTAGTTGAACAGGATCACCTTCTGTTTCCCCTCCTCCCTGGCCTTCGCGGCTTCATCGATGACGCAGGCGATCGCGTGGCTCGTCTCGGGTGCGCAAATCGCTCCCTCGGTCGAGGCCCAGAGCATCGCCGCTTTGTAACACTTTAGCTGATCGTAGGAGCGCGGCTCGACAAGCCCCTCGACGATCGCCTGGCTCACGAGGGGCGCCATGCCGTGGTAGCGGAGCCCGCCGGCGTGGATCGGCGGAGGGACGAACGCATGGCCGAGCGTGTACATGGCGATGAGCGGCGTCATGCGGGCGGTGTCGCCGTGGTCGTAGGCGAAGGGGCCGCGCGTCATGGTCGGGCAGGCCGTGGGCTCGACCGGCATTATCTTGATTTCGGCGCCGTGGATCTTGTCGCACACGAACGGGAACGACAGTCCCGCGAAATTGCTGCCTCCCCCGGC
Proteins encoded:
- a CDS encoding prepilin-type N-terminal cleavage/methylation domain-containing protein: MSAHRLEKRRCRRPEHGLTIVEVLVSIAVFGICIPVLLGAMLFCYSTTKINAHKMTALTLAQKKIENLMNLKFASLSTTAHAYDENNVPLDSAGSLRGNVAAVVTSDGSQRKKITVAVKWNECRRNLNVALDTLVSDNIVTKP
- a CDS encoding prepilin-type N-terminal cleavage/methylation domain-containing protein, which codes for MRQKKGFTLIEVLFASSCSIIVAGGVLGLFITLSRLFSDGSTQMRLTSEARYGMERIAADVRGAELLSVQPTGDQINLTIPVTNLRADIASSDTAIPVDSTGPLPSSGVIYIGGEAILYGGVTGRGLPNPEISSCTRAYNATTAAPHKDNEVVYVKPIYYLNGGRVCLNTNGTPNPATDGVLLRNVEKISGTNLFQQIPVGSSSYKTDRVQLVFRCFQDRDGDHLRDPNEPGLDFSMELFPRNK